CGCTTGCCCTTTGTGGCCTTGTCGACGAGGCCGCCGGGAGCCGATGTGGTCTGGCGCCGGACGGTCCGGATCCAGTTGGTGGTGTCGCTGTCCCCGATTCTGCAGCCGGAAACCTCGCCGATGCGCGCGGACGTGCACGCGGCGGAGAGGGCGACCTCGCCCCCACACTGATACCCGTCGTGGGAAGCGCATACAAGGGCGTCGGCCGGCTCGACGAGTGCCTCCCGGTCGGGAAGTGCCGGCGTGCGCGGGTCGAGAAGCTCGTCCTCTGCGTGCTTGTAGAGCCATTGCCGGCCTGCCACGCGGGGCGTCAGCCCGCGGCGAGGGTCGCCTCCAGCCCCGTGGCGAACGGCGTGGTGGTCCATCCCAGGTGGGTGCGCGCGGCGCTGGCGTCGGGCACCGAGTGCGAGCGCAGGAAGTGCAGTTCGCCGAACGACAGCAGCGGCGGGCGCCGGGTGATCCGGGACACCCCTTCGCCCAGCGCGGCCACCGCCAGGGCGATCGGCGCGGGCATGCTCGGCGGGACTTTGGCCCCGGGGGCGGCGGCTGCCACGGCCTGGGCGATCTCGCGCATCGTCAGATAGGTGTCGGACAGGATCCATCGAGAGCCGACCGGCGCGTTCGCCGCCAGGACCTGCCCCTTGGCCACGTCGTCGGCGAAGACGACCGGCATACCGCCCGGCGGCAGCATCGGCACCTTGTTGCGGGCCAGGTGAGCCAAGGCGAGGTTCAGCGTCGCGTCGGCGCGCCCGGGCCCGTACACCGCGGAGGGGTGGACGAACCGCGCGGGCAGGCCGCGCTCGGCCACGGCGGCGGCGACCAGGCGGTCGGCATCCTGCTTGGTGCGCTCATAGGCGGTACCGAGCGCCCGGCTCGCCAGCCGTGTCTCGTCGAACGGACGGCCCGGAATGCGCTCGAAGACATCGATGGTGCTGGTGTGCACGAAGCACTCCACGCCGACGGCAAGGGCCGCGTCCACCAGGTGCCGAGTGCCCCCGACGTTGACTCGCTCGAAGACCGACGGGTCGGCCAGCCACTGTTCGGCGAGCCCGCCGGTGTGGAACACCGTGTCGCATCCTTCGAGAGCCGCGCTCAGTGAGTCGGGATCGGTGAGGTCGCCGCGTACCGGGACCACTCCCGCGGGCAGCGCCTGGCTGTCCCGTTCGGGCGAGCGCAGCAACGCGATCACGCGGTGGCCGGAGGCGGCCAGCAGACGTACCAGCGGTCCCCCCACGGTTCCGGTTGCTCCGGTGACCAGTACCTGCCGCACCACTGCCTCCTCGATGTCTCCACAGCGTCGTACGGCCCGATTATCACAGCGACCCCTCGTCGGCGCACGAATCCCGCGCCTCGCCAATGCTCAGGAGTAACTGATCGTTCATCCAAGTGCTCTGCGTGCAGCGGCGTAGCCACCGGGCGCCGTCCTTTCAGCACAGGCGGTCAAGGGAGTGCCCATGCTGTTCAGGCGAGCCGGTTGCCGCTGCCCGGCAGTGGGCACGCCTGTAGTGCGATCCATCACACGTGCGTACGTGCGTGGACTTGCCCGCACCTACCAGACCGCCGGCGGCGGCCGGACGGAGTCGGTGCGCTGCGGCATCCGGCGCATGCACCTGAGTCCGCTCCATGGGGCGGTCGGCGATCCGGGGTCACTCCACGTCCAATTCCGGAGGCACCATGACGTTTCGTGCTCGCAGGGCCTCCCGCCGGCGCGATCGATGTGCGAAGATCTTCACGCCTTGGGGGAGGCGGGGGCGGCGCGCTCGACTGGTGCGCCGAGAGGCGATTCTTCATCTCT
This DNA window, taken from Streptomyces sp. SCSIO 30461, encodes the following:
- a CDS encoding NAD-dependent epimerase/dehydratase family protein; translation: MRQVLVTGATGTVGGPLVRLLAASGHRVIALLRSPERDSQALPAGVVPVRGDLTDPDSLSAALEGCDTVFHTGGLAEQWLADPSVFERVNVGGTRHLVDAALAVGVECFVHTSTIDVFERIPGRPFDETRLASRALGTAYERTKQDADRLVAAAVAERGLPARFVHPSAVYGPGRADATLNLALAHLARNKVPMLPPGGMPVVFADDVAKGQVLAANAPVGSRWILSDTYLTMREIAQAVAAAAPGAKVPPSMPAPIALAVAALGEGVSRITRRPPLLSFGELHFLRSHSVPDASAARTHLGWTTTPFATGLEATLAAG